The following coding sequences lie in one Rutidosis leptorrhynchoides isolate AG116_Rl617_1_P2 chromosome 4, CSIRO_AGI_Rlap_v1, whole genome shotgun sequence genomic window:
- the LOC139843231 gene encoding E3 ubiquitin-protein ligase PRT1-like isoform X3, producing MEEIDQSEQVSDHFTCAVCLHLLYQPVVLVCGHVTCFWCCFQSMDTRGQSHCPLCQHPYHHFPAMCRMLDVLLKKMYPISYAKRKTQALEDQEQVSFGNSPDLDQKLEHSSVADQPSHNTFEDNLSVNPSLTEENKSDSASSSGNCKLVTVADVLCAACKQLLFHPVALNCGHVYCEACITVPEDGVIKCQVCECRHRSEFPKVCKEIDYVLEQQFPSEYALRKSSQEQIQIVNSFKEGKDQGTKFSFPTDENFLQWCAVNGPKFHAGVACDMCRMCPIIGERYKCKDCIEKCGYDLCGDCHNSNIKIPGRFNHKHTPQHQFKLIKASINLDVIYRLLSGQLANFSVASRHESNSANGSSEFASSSFDAHNDNDGDGDDDDGAGVV from the exons ACACCTGTTATACCAGCCAGTTGTTTTAG TTTGTGGCCATGTCACCTGTTTCTGGTGTTGCTTTCAATCCATGGATACGAGAGGTCAATCTCATTGTCCTTTATGTCAACACCCGTATCATCATTTTCCAGCCATGTGTCGTATGTTAGACGTCTTACTCAAAAAGATGTATCCGATTTCATATGCTAAAAGGAAGACACAAGCACTTG AGGATCAAGAACAAGTGTCGTTTGGCAATTCACCGGATTTAGATCAAAAGTTAGAACattca aGCGTTGCGGACCAGCCTTCTCATAACACTTTTGAAGATAATTTATCAGTAAATCCCTCTTTGACTGAAGAAAATAAGTCTGATAGTGCAAGTTCTTCCGGAAATTGTAAGCTGGTAACTGTTGCTGATGTGTTATGTGCAGCTTGCAAGCAACTGCTGTTTCATCCTGTTGCTCTTAATTGTGGTCATG TATATTGTGAGGCCTGCATTACCGTTCCAGAAGATGGGGTGATTAAATGTCAAGTTTGTGAATGTCGGCATCGAAGTGAATTTCCAAAAGTCTGCAAGGAAATTGATTACGTCCTCGAACAACAATTTCCTTCAGAGTATGCACTTAGAAAAAGCAGCCAAGAGCAGATCCAAATTGTTAATTCTTTCAAAG AAGGCAAGGATCAAGGTACCAAGTTCTCGTTTCCAACTGACGAGAACTTTCTTCAGTGGTGTGCTGTTAATGGCCCAAAATTTCATGCAGGTGTTGCTTGCGATATGTGTAGG ATGTGTCCGATAATCGGGGAAAGATATAAGTGCAAAGATTGCATAGAAAAATGCGGTTACGATCTTTGCGGAGACTGCCATAACTCAAACATAAAGATTCCAGGCCGGTTTAATCACAAGCATACTCCACAACACCAGTTTAAGTTGATCAAAGCATCCATAAACCTGGACGTAATATACCGATTATTAAGTGGACAGCTGGCTAATTTTTCCGTTGCTTCTCGACATGAGTCTAACTCTGCTAATGGAAGCTCCGAATTTGCATCTTCTTCTTTTGATGCTCataatgataatgatggtgatggtgatgatgatgatggtgctggtgtgGTTTGA
- the LOC139843231 gene encoding E3 ubiquitin-protein ligase PRT1-like isoform X2, whose protein sequence is MLNAEWFLIYLVSQGTDHLQMHIHLLYQPVVLVCGHVTCFWCCFQSMDTRGQSHCPLCQHPYHHFPAMCRMLDVLLKKMYPISYAKRKTQALEDQEQVSFGNSPDLDQKLEHSSVADQPSHNTFEDNLSVNPSLTEENKSDSASSSGNCKLVTVADVLCAACKQLLFHPVALNCGHVYCEACITVPEDGVIKCQVCECRHRSEFPKVCKEIDYVLEQQFPSEYALRKSSQEQIQIVNSFKGKDQGTKFSFPTDENFLQWCAVNGPKFHAGVACDMCRMCPIIGERYKCKDCIEKCGYDLCGDCHNSNIKIPGRFNHKHTPQHQFKLIKASINLDVIYRLLSGQLANFSVASRHESNSANGSSEFASSSFDAHNDNDGDGDDDDGAGVV, encoded by the exons ATGTTGAATGCGGAATGGTTCTTAATTTATCTTGTCTCTCAAGGAACAGATCATTTGCAAATGCACAT ACACCTGTTATACCAGCCAGTTGTTTTAG TTTGTGGCCATGTCACCTGTTTCTGGTGTTGCTTTCAATCCATGGATACGAGAGGTCAATCTCATTGTCCTTTATGTCAACACCCGTATCATCATTTTCCAGCCATGTGTCGTATGTTAGACGTCTTACTCAAAAAGATGTATCCGATTTCATATGCTAAAAGGAAGACACAAGCACTTG AGGATCAAGAACAAGTGTCGTTTGGCAATTCACCGGATTTAGATCAAAAGTTAGAACattca aGCGTTGCGGACCAGCCTTCTCATAACACTTTTGAAGATAATTTATCAGTAAATCCCTCTTTGACTGAAGAAAATAAGTCTGATAGTGCAAGTTCTTCCGGAAATTGTAAGCTGGTAACTGTTGCTGATGTGTTATGTGCAGCTTGCAAGCAACTGCTGTTTCATCCTGTTGCTCTTAATTGTGGTCATG TATATTGTGAGGCCTGCATTACCGTTCCAGAAGATGGGGTGATTAAATGTCAAGTTTGTGAATGTCGGCATCGAAGTGAATTTCCAAAAGTCTGCAAGGAAATTGATTACGTCCTCGAACAACAATTTCCTTCAGAGTATGCACTTAGAAAAAGCAGCCAAGAGCAGATCCAAATTGTTAATTCTTTCAAAG GCAAGGATCAAGGTACCAAGTTCTCGTTTCCAACTGACGAGAACTTTCTTCAGTGGTGTGCTGTTAATGGCCCAAAATTTCATGCAGGTGTTGCTTGCGATATGTGTAGG ATGTGTCCGATAATCGGGGAAAGATATAAGTGCAAAGATTGCATAGAAAAATGCGGTTACGATCTTTGCGGAGACTGCCATAACTCAAACATAAAGATTCCAGGCCGGTTTAATCACAAGCATACTCCACAACACCAGTTTAAGTTGATCAAAGCATCCATAAACCTGGACGTAATATACCGATTATTAAGTGGACAGCTGGCTAATTTTTCCGTTGCTTCTCGACATGAGTCTAACTCTGCTAATGGAAGCTCCGAATTTGCATCTTCTTCTTTTGATGCTCataatgataatgatggtgatggtgatgatgatgatggtgctggtgtgGTTTGA
- the LOC139843231 gene encoding E3 ubiquitin-protein ligase PRT1-like isoform X1, which translates to MLNAEWFLIYLVSQGTDHLQMHIHLLYQPVVLVCGHVTCFWCCFQSMDTRGQSHCPLCQHPYHHFPAMCRMLDVLLKKMYPISYAKRKTQALEDQEQVSFGNSPDLDQKLEHSSVADQPSHNTFEDNLSVNPSLTEENKSDSASSSGNCKLVTVADVLCAACKQLLFHPVALNCGHVYCEACITVPEDGVIKCQVCECRHRSEFPKVCKEIDYVLEQQFPSEYALRKSSQEQIQIVNSFKEGKDQGTKFSFPTDENFLQWCAVNGPKFHAGVACDMCRMCPIIGERYKCKDCIEKCGYDLCGDCHNSNIKIPGRFNHKHTPQHQFKLIKASINLDVIYRLLSGQLANFSVASRHESNSANGSSEFASSSFDAHNDNDGDGDDDDGAGVV; encoded by the exons ATGTTGAATGCGGAATGGTTCTTAATTTATCTTGTCTCTCAAGGAACAGATCATTTGCAAATGCACAT ACACCTGTTATACCAGCCAGTTGTTTTAG TTTGTGGCCATGTCACCTGTTTCTGGTGTTGCTTTCAATCCATGGATACGAGAGGTCAATCTCATTGTCCTTTATGTCAACACCCGTATCATCATTTTCCAGCCATGTGTCGTATGTTAGACGTCTTACTCAAAAAGATGTATCCGATTTCATATGCTAAAAGGAAGACACAAGCACTTG AGGATCAAGAACAAGTGTCGTTTGGCAATTCACCGGATTTAGATCAAAAGTTAGAACattca aGCGTTGCGGACCAGCCTTCTCATAACACTTTTGAAGATAATTTATCAGTAAATCCCTCTTTGACTGAAGAAAATAAGTCTGATAGTGCAAGTTCTTCCGGAAATTGTAAGCTGGTAACTGTTGCTGATGTGTTATGTGCAGCTTGCAAGCAACTGCTGTTTCATCCTGTTGCTCTTAATTGTGGTCATG TATATTGTGAGGCCTGCATTACCGTTCCAGAAGATGGGGTGATTAAATGTCAAGTTTGTGAATGTCGGCATCGAAGTGAATTTCCAAAAGTCTGCAAGGAAATTGATTACGTCCTCGAACAACAATTTCCTTCAGAGTATGCACTTAGAAAAAGCAGCCAAGAGCAGATCCAAATTGTTAATTCTTTCAAAG AAGGCAAGGATCAAGGTACCAAGTTCTCGTTTCCAACTGACGAGAACTTTCTTCAGTGGTGTGCTGTTAATGGCCCAAAATTTCATGCAGGTGTTGCTTGCGATATGTGTAGG ATGTGTCCGATAATCGGGGAAAGATATAAGTGCAAAGATTGCATAGAAAAATGCGGTTACGATCTTTGCGGAGACTGCCATAACTCAAACATAAAGATTCCAGGCCGGTTTAATCACAAGCATACTCCACAACACCAGTTTAAGTTGATCAAAGCATCCATAAACCTGGACGTAATATACCGATTATTAAGTGGACAGCTGGCTAATTTTTCCGTTGCTTCTCGACATGAGTCTAACTCTGCTAATGGAAGCTCCGAATTTGCATCTTCTTCTTTTGATGCTCataatgataatgatggtgatggtgatgatgatgatggtgctggtgtgGTTTGA